In Euphorbia lathyris chromosome 10, ddEupLath1.1, whole genome shotgun sequence, the DNA window acgtctagtaatatatttgtgatctgttaataatgagtgataaaatgaagTATATtagaagtgtagatgataaaattcacgactgagaagacagtttgatgagttatttctcaaattgacccgaCTTGTCaaaattagaggtaaaattgcttttgactgccAATGTAGAGTaaatttacatcattttagatATTAGGGTTAAAATTGCTCATCActgtaaacgttaagggtatttttgcattttatcATTTTCCATTTTCAGGGTCATTTTCatagtgtcaaactaaaaaaaatccacaaaatgaaaagggtaaattacacacatgaccattgaactttactcattttaacattatgaccactgaacttcaattcttaaccgTATGACcgctgaactttacactttttaacaccggtgaccactcaactttaacaaaCTCCTCAAAATCACctttaacgacctcaaaatgaaaatattcaagaattaaagttgttcataacgatatttaccatgaaaccacatttttcaTTTCCAAAACCACCTTTTGGAGccttttctctctaaaaaatcaCACACTCTCTTAaacaaacaacacctaaatgatctcagaacgaaaattttcaaaaattaactcttcgaatattttattttgagaccgtcaatggtcgttttgacgcgttgagtgaccaccggtgttaaaaaagtataaagttcagtagtaagaattgaagttcagtagtcacaatgttaaaatgggtaaagttcagtagccatgagtgtaatttacccaaaagaaaaattgatcttaaaaaacattattaaacaAATAATGGTCATCAACAACTCCCATAATtacttttataaattaaacataaaaattagtTAAATTACAGaataaaattaagttaaatacaAACTAACCAACTCCTCTACTAATCTAAACATATATAAACACAAACTATTCTTCCCATTTCATCACAACTAATTTTCATCAATTCAATCTCAAAAATTGTTCTATTTTGCAGaattaagaaaattacaaaatggcaacaacaacaacaattgaaatcccagcagaatcaagtgCAATTAATAAGGGGAAAGCACCTTTAATGATAGGAACTTCTAGAAGCAGCAGTAGTTTTAATGAGAAAGAAGGAGGATATAATAAGGGGATGGCTATACTTGACTTCATTTTGAGACTTGGTGCTGTCATTACTACTCTTTCTGCTACTGTTGTTATGGGAACTAGTGATGAAACTCTTCCTTTTTTCACTCAGTTTTTTCAGTTCGAGGCTAGTTATGATGATCTCCCCACTTTACAGTAAGTCAGAAAATTCTACTGTAGTTCGGGACCATTCAGATTGTGACACGTCAGCATAACTGCTGCCGTATCACAATTTGTGTGGTTTAAAATTCAGGAGAAGTTCTAATGTGAATAGAGGATCAAAATTGGTCTCTCCACTCAGATGATGCCACATCAATAGTTGAAATGACGTGGCATCATCTGAATGGACGGGATCAATACTGATCCTTTTCATTATAGAAATTTTCCTAGAATTAGTTGATCTCAGACCGTTACATATAACTTCTATATATTATGCTAACGTGTTACAACTTGTATGGTTTAAGATTCACGAGAAATTCTACTGTGGATCGGGACTAATATTGGTCCCTCCATTCAGATGATACCACGTCAGCAGTTAAATGACGTGGCATCATCTGAATGGACAAAACCAATACTTATAGAAATTTTCCTAGGATCGGTTGGTCCCGGACTGTTGTTATATACAACTTCTACATATTCActaaattgatttttatacCTCGTAATAAGTGTCCCCATCGCTCACTAATTAATCAATGCGTGGTATTTAATCCGATATGATCCGGTTTATTTTAAAACCCATCTagaatgtaaaataaaaatgtacagtGTTTTGAAAATCGGATCGGACTAGTTGGTTCGACCGTTTCAACCACGAATCTATCAGATCTCTTGCCCGGTTGATGCTGGTTTTTTATATGCCTATCAAACCGGATTGGACCATTTGAACCAACCGGGTTAACTGTGAATAGGTTTGGTTAAATTGGTTTGGTTCCGTTAGTTTTTCACTcatgtttaattaaaaaaatatatatgtatatgagAAAATTCAAACTTGAGTCATCAAGTACCACTATAATAGTAATTCGGGACCATCTAGATTGTGACATATCAGCATAACGACTGACGTATCAGAATTTGAGTGGTTTAGAATCAGTTGGTTTCGTACTGGTTATACAACTTTTATATATTGTTTCCTTAATTAAATAATGCATGTTATTTAAGTATGATTAGAGAATTAATTTAACGAATTAAAATTGTGGGTTACAGGTTCTTTGTGATTGCAATGGCATTAGTTGCGGGATATTTGGTTCTTTCTCTTCCGTTCTCTATTGTAGCTATAATTCGCCCCCGTGCTGCTGGCCCGAGACTTCTTCTCCTCATTTTGGACACCGTAAGTAGTCTGTAACTATTTACTACGAGCAATTTCATCTAAAAGGCTTAATATGTCGTAGGCTCGTCTACTTGTCTAAAAAAGTCAATTGTTTTATTATGCTTTTAAAATGTCCAATTTACCTCCTCAACTTGTTTGGAGTGGTCtattaatcttttaaaattgaCGGGCAGGGTAAGGAGAGATTTTGATaaagttaaaatttgaaaacTCAATAAGGGTCAAAATTGCATATATgctattaattaaaaaaaaatcatcttgCATTAATTCATCCTATATCATTATACCATGATTTTGCTTAATTAATAATCTTTTAGTTCATATTATTTGCAACGTTTGACCAAATACACATATTAAGAAAATACTAATTGATTTACattaaatttatagaaaatacGACTAAAATATCATCTAtctctttttattaataatcttTATTTTCCGTAACATTCATTAAATTACACCATCTTTTGTATATTGAGaacttaaaatgataaaaaagctATTAAGTCCAGCCAAGAAATGAAAGATTTACTTGGAAATATAAAACGACAAATAATatagactaatttttttttttttttgtctctaaCAAATAATATGAATTGTAAGAGTAATAATTAAGGTTATTACTAATTTGCAGGTTGCGCTAACACTAAACACGGCAGCGGCTTCAGCAGCGACCGCGATAGTGTACTTAGCTCACAATGGGAACCAAAGCGCGAATTGGCTAGCCGTTTGCCAACAGTTCGGCGATTTTTGCCAGAACGTGAGCGGAGCTGTGGTTGCTGCCTTTGTTTCTGTCGTTCTCTTCGTGATATTGATCGTTGTCTCTGCTATTGCTCTTCGGAAGCAGTAATTatgctttaattaattaattgattatgtTTAATTTGTTGTAATTcatattgttttttattttctttttcgtttttgtttttttaattaaattttactaCTTTGATTGTAATTTGTAATGTAATTGAGCCCATTCAATGGAAGAAATTGAAATGGAAGATCATTTTATTGTGTCTCTAAtcatatatttcttaatttgttttttttaactgaAATTTTATTACGTAAGCAATTGTTTTATATGAATAAGCCGACTAGGAACAATAATTGAAGTAAAATTATTAGCATTAAATAGAATAGAGTATTTTTCGCAATCACGTGAGCAATTCCATTAGCTGATCTCGAAACATAAGTCATATAAAAAATTTGGCATAACTCAAGAAGGCTCATGCATTCTTGTATAATACCACCATACTCAGAGTCGTCCACTTTCCTGGACGAGATACTGTCCACAACAGATTTAGCATTCGTTTCGAAACAGACGCTTTGCACTCCCATCAGCTGAATCCATCTAATCCCATCTCTGAAAGCCACTACTTCCTCCATTCAAACCACCAGACAGTTACTGTTGTAAAAGCTATGTGTCACAGGCGGAGATTTGGCCGTAGGCAAATTTCAGTCCGTGGCCTAGGCCAAGACATTGGCATTGGCATTGGCGTTGGAAAGGCATCGGGGAAGGATTGCGGAAGAATCGTGGCAGGCCAATCCATCGACGAGAAGTTGCGGCAAGGACAATGAAGATCGGACTCGTCGTCTATGTTGACTAGGGGAAAATATCGGCGAGTGGTGAATGAAACATTTGAATGTCCACTGGCTGTGGGCTTGGACTCAGCGTAAGAAACACTATAAAGGGGGGGAAGGGTCTATGGTGTCGGATCTCCGCCAACCCTTGGGCCAGTTGTCGGGACTGGTTTAAGCGATCCACCCTAGTCCACTAGGgactaggagagtcgggcatCCCGCCTTCGAGAAGGGAGTCAGATGTTGTTAGGGACGTATTTTATAGAGTCTTGAGTATGGTTTTAGGCCCATTTATGTGTAATTATCATCATTTTACCATAGTTTAGGTAGTGTTTTCCTCATTTCACACTTGATGTGCACTTTGAGGTGTTTCAGGTacaaaagaggaagaaaagaaGCAAAAACAAAGGTTGAAGAAACTCTCTACTCGGCGAGTTGCATGGGAGCTCGACGAGTTACTTAAGCTTCTCGACGAGCTAATTAACTCGTCGTGACCAGACAGTCACCAATCCAAGTCAacagaagagagagaaaagtcAACCAAGTGAAGATCGAAGATAGGCAGTTGCTCGGCGAGTTGGACCCCCTACTCGGCGAGTTAACTTGCGATTCCTGCTCCAATTCTACTTCAATTGTCCAAATCCATATCAAAGAGAAACACTTCAATTCGATCCAATTGATGCGCCTCGTggaggctcactaagggataagtgtacctcatcgttatcaagtaataaaatctggacaagtccaggtatcgaatccacaggatttattcctgcaagtatcgagctacttggtttctagtgttatctaggctttggggggtttagacttggttttgattaagttaaactactcctaactaagttattctactcctaagtgatctttcaataatgtaattacccgaagggaTATGAAATGGTGCGATAATTATGAatatagattgtttagacagcCAATTAataacctaatctaagtcacttgtgttcgaggcgattaaccctacttatccttttgtggttcctagttcgtgattcccttgtaaggccgaaactagctctaaggctcaacaatttgggcttaatcttctataaggttgtcaatcttataggctctgactaggttagattcagctcgcaatatgtgccaacttaatatttggatttatgaatgagttaaaccaataaaaaaaagCGTAAGATAAAGATTAAATAGATAAatcaattgaacaaaacaagaactaaattatcattaaaaatgaagaaaattgttacggagatacaatgagcctaggattcatagactggatCAAGAGATAAACAAGTTGTAAAAGAGtaagaaaatcccttttagggaacctgtctaccactgCAGGCATCTTCCTATGACTTAAGGAggaaccttgaataatcctcggagAATGGAGCTTCGagtgttcttcaatggaggatgaaggagatggaggagttGGAGAGGATGATTCAAGGGAGAAGGCTAGGGTTTTTACAATGAATGAAAGATATATAATTTACATATGAAAAGTCCTATTTGTAGTTGCGGTTTGAGTCCCAAATCTGATCGAATTTGTTTCCTATTGCAGGTGGAAAGAGTAGGGACAGATCGTGACTTCGTGGggtcgggaatcagtcaaaatacTGATTCCCACAGGCCAGCTCGGTGCGATCTGGCCACTTCCAGCTCACCGAGTTGGCCTAAAAAGGCAAGTTTGGCGACTAGCAAGTGcccatacgccccgcgtgactaCCGGGTGTCCCTGAGATGcaattttcgcccgaacttgttcctgttttgacctgcacacgcatatAAACTCCAAAcgacattagttccgaggctaaattgacccagcAATTGCTTGGTTTAAGTAAAAACTCCATTTGGTGCGAGTTTTGGTGGATCATTTAGCCATGATAGATAATTGAAAGCTAATATACGTGCTAGTTTGGCAATATTTGCCCAAAAACGATCAGAAAACGCACTTAAaccacaaaagtaaataaaacatatgcaaaatctaattAACACACACACATGGATATAAATgcaagaattgctcgcttattgacgaaaaactaaactaaaaccgtcctaaaaccgtacctaaagatatgggttttttgacccctatcaaacctgcTCACACTTAagactttacttgtccccaagtaaactaaaaactaaactcGCAATCACTAGCCAAGCTAgaaaaacctcctggttttactaggtgtctgacacaatttcgagcatctgtaattacatgtatttggaagtacaaagtagagacacgatatccaaaagccgcatttcaattatcacagatcatatttttaagaaaaggatacatgtttcaattaaacgagcttaaggggatagctaagtaaaacacctcaccatgggtagttcactcaattcacacaatttttagtggctaaagtgtttactctcggcttatgttcttgcttaggattacattgactttgcacgttcatctgagttcctctactatgctatatgacaccggcgatatcaaaaacagcctcgaatttggggttgtaatgtggttagaaagGGTTataggtacaacaaaggttaggagttctagtgctagaaaaacaaagttaaaatggctttagcaaatatgaagtgattgagctttttattcattatttttctgAGACGTTTTGATCTTAAGagctggggaatgaagttctcccctttttgttcttctcttttctttttctttttctttttcttttaatagtAATGCTCGTTCacctcttagccttttggcttgctcttatagtgccataaacaaagaaaaagcgctagaaTAAAACAAAGACTCAaggtgagctttgcaaaaacttgggttaggtaacaaactaagtgataatttgcaaaaataagggttagaaagaaagaaaaactacaaactacaaaattaaggctcaaaggggcttcctagagtggatgaaaaagataaaaataaagtaaagaaAAGCTTAGTTCTAATggggctgattcatcgtttatcatctcaaatcagtGTATgcaggttcaactcagtattaggtgcaaaatctgtaatcttccacaagtcaaagcattcacacaaaaatgtcaagaaaaagagctttttgatgttcgctcttaggctcaaattcaactcataaTTCTCCGGGTTTCAATTTTATGCTTATTTCAATCCTTAAGCTATCTACCTAAGtactgattttagcatttcttcaaaagtagggtctaaatgcaatctTTAGCTCATGCgcttacagatacaagggttgtgtcccacacctaaactagtttgtcatgcaattttagattcggttctcagtccccagaaacaaataacgaagtttaacTTCGAAGGAAGTTTTGGTTTTTAGGCcctaaaacatgaaaaaacagaaataaagcccAAAAACgttaaaactaaactagacacgacgcaacaaaaattaaaaatttatacaatttttgtaagtttgtctacccctcctcctcacacttaaatcatgcaataagttccaacattgcatataaaaacaataaaacacatgtgaaatgagttagggtggagaagacaataCTTACTGATCGGTCGGGGGATATGGCCATTCCTTGTCGTAGTGTTTGCAGTAATCCACAACCATATGCTCAAGTCCGGATAGTCTCCGGTCCATTGTCTACTCGAAGGCGGTGAAACGCTGATCCATATGCTGAACAGTAGCATAGGTTTGGAGATTGAGATTCCTCATCTTAGTCATCATTATGTTCATGGCTTAAAATTAGGCCTAAACCCCCGACTCTTGGTACTCCACTTGGTACCCTCCTTCTGTAGCTGCAgctccttcttcttcatctcccTCTCACTCCTCCTCTACTACCCTTTGGCGCGGTGGTCTCCGTGCTCTCTTTCGTGGCTGGCTACTTGAGTTGGGTCTCAAGTCAACACCGCCTGAAAAGTGGATCTTCCAAGAAAATCCGAGTTAAGTAATGTTGGTGGGTACCCATCCTCGTCAAAGACAATGTCTCTCCAACGGTCTTTGACAAAGTTGGTTACCAAGTAACCTAGCTCGAGTGACCCACGCTTTTTGCTAGGATGGCTACGGAAATAATCAAAAATAGCTTTTACATTATCGACTGGTTTCCCTTTGGAAACGCACCACAACATAAACACTTCGCCAGTATCGACTTTATTGCCCTCTTGCTTGCCCAACAGATTATGTGCTATGAATTTGTGGGCAAGGTTCAGGAGCGGATCTCATAGAGATCTCGGGGTAGCAGTGCTAGAGTTAAATTCTGACCGCCCGATCATTTCTTCCCAGGCTAGTTCGGTAGTCATGGGTTTTTCAAAAACCAAGAGTGTCCCATTTACATTCCTAACTCCCATACAGGCTGCTATGGTCGCTTCTCGGAGGCAAAAGGGGTGTCCCCTTAGCCGGAAGGTATACATGTCATTACTCTCAGGTTTCTCCTTGTGCAGGGTACTTAGGAACTCTAGGgtattgttgagcgatttccgcaagtgcacggtatacgcttgagtaataaaagatatcgatcccacatggaacgttttttgaacaaaaacttatttacaatcggttaaatttacttttaggtttatgatatggaaaaatcgtttaatcggtttttggttttgaaattgctagaataagaattagattagaatatgaagatgttagaaaatatctgatttaagaatgaatttgcaaaacaggaacgttttagtactttagaaaagtaaacaggtatatttgtttgcattaagcaaagaaacaactttaaactttgtacgaattataaagatgaaataaatgacggaacctctaattaattggctttgaacgcgacaaaaccctttcgggatagttgcccttaatcaaattaaaactctttcgagatgataatttgcctaagtgttcaacaaagtttccttgtaaagatttgaattaaatatgttttaatgaaaacacaagcatcaatccacttcggctcatttaccaaagtgctgcataagaatctatcgaatagaacggactttattagatgaaatataaattgatacaagtttacagagaacatggagtattgaattcttcgacggcgtgcaagtgaacaggttgtcaatcctttccttgggtttcattagagtttgtcaggctcaggggcgaatcctctactcaatcttctcgctgaatcttcgtaatagagactgggtcggtctactaccaaaatgaaaactaaactggaacaatgtctaaacgctactgaatttgttattaatttgtaaacaatgtgtgtacatcatattgcttttgaacagaatcaaaatctaacttctgaatcacttgattcgaaatttctgcataaattctacactaatttctttcttctacacatatcacTATAtcattcaactctccatcaactctttatttatagacgttgaagagtcttgattgaagtgtcgtgtccgttgtgaaggattgtgtccgctgcgaaaggacgtctttatccacccgaacgatcgtgtttggtcgaaaacgaaagtgtgtaactaggcttccaaaatctcctgctcgtaccgagaatatcaaattcactaccgagaatgggggagcaacaatTTGGTCATCGGACGAAGGGAAAAAAggctgaaggacgcgtgtcgcgaccgtgaaaagggggggtcgcggtcgcggcacggagcgtttttcactttttcgctctcgttcgtgtcatcgacttggcgttattaattttcgtcgtctttgactccttttgtagggcttttcttctatttttgagctctttttactcctatttggattttaccaaatatttatgtaccttacacgaaagaaacatattcgagactCATATTTAACCTGTAGTGAGTCGATGAATTCAACATCAGACTCGTTgttctcttcttcctcaatgACCTTGTCTTTCCCTTTTCTTCCTATGGCTTCCTGAGGATAAGAAGGGTAACCAAAATGGATAAGTTAGAAGCGATATATGCAAAAGCAAACAGTTAGTTTAAAACCACCCAAATAATGAATTCACAAAACATGATTAAGCTTGAAAGTTAGGCACTTAGGGACCGAATTGCAAGGTTTGGTCCCTAAATGTTTACTAATTATCTCCTAAATCCTAATTAGTGCAAAATTAACAAGCCTCAGCGACCAAAACATGTTGTGGGGGTAAAATGAAATCCTATTGACGGGTTTTCGGCTATAAATTGCATAGTCGAACTTTTGAAGCTCAAATGGAGAAAATACCCAAATTGAGTAATCTTTTCCAAAAATCTCAAATTAGAAACTCAAATCATACCCAAAGCATATATAAATCGCTAACAAGTTATTAATTTGCAAAGGAACCAAGGAAAGTAAAGGAAAAATCAAAAGTTAGAAAATCTTAAAAACCTAGGTTTACCTAAAAACCAAAATTAAAGCttctaaactaaaaactaatgtTATAATCATGcttgaaataataaaaaataggtaagaatccATACCTTATTCGTTGATTTCGGTTGAGAATCAAAGAAATGGGGGTTGAGGTtgttttgagagagaaagacagaaggtagaagaagaagaaagaaaaagagaagaaaggaagGAAGGAGAAGGGGGATGAGTTTCATCCcccatattttaatttttgatatatatatatattatttttttagagttCGGGAAAATTTCCTGAACTCGGGCCCGTCTCAGTCGAGCTGGGCGGCAGCACCCAGCTCGCCCGACCAAAAGGTGAAATTCCGCCCTCTTCTATCTAGGACACTGAAAAAatgaagatatatatatattttaagagaaagaaataagaCAAACTAGCGGGGAACTTGATTCAGAAATTTAAAATAAAGCAAATAAAATGttcatgaaaaataaagaactGAAAGCATAAAAGATTGTTCGAAATTGAATCAAAAACCGGAAGAACCCGATTTTTCTCGCTACTTATTCCTTTTTatggatctttggattcttctccgttgtgctcagAAGAGAACCCTACGGCCTTTCTTGTCTGTCCCTATTAATTTGAGCTACCTGACTGCT includes these proteins:
- the LOC136208196 gene encoding casparian strip membrane protein 1-like gives rise to the protein MATTTTIEIPAESSAINKGKAPLMIGTSRSSSSFNEKEGGYNKGMAILDFILRLGAVITTLSATVVMGTSDETLPFFTQFFQFEASYDDLPTLQFFVIAMALVAGYLVLSLPFSIVAIIRPRAAGPRLLLLILDTVALTLNTAAASAATAIVYLAHNGNQSANWLAVCQQFGDFCQNVSGAVVAAFVSVVLFVILIVVSAIALRKQ